From the genome of Chania multitudinisentens RB-25, one region includes:
- a CDS encoding heme lyase CcmF/NrfE family subunit yields the protein MMPEVGSFLLCLALAISLLLSIYPQWGAVRRDQRMMAVARPLTYGLFAAIALAFLCLIHAFITHDFTVAYVAANSNTQLPVYYRIAATWGAHEGSLLLWVLLLSCWSLAVALCSRSIPQDAVARVLAVMGMITAGFLLFIIMTSNPFSRTLPNFPIDGSDLNPLLQDVGLIFHPPLLYMGYVGFSVAFAFAIASLMAGRLDTVWARWSRPWTMAAWVFLTMGIVLGSAWAYYELGWGGWWFWDPVENASFMPWLVGTALIHSLAVTEKRGSFKAWTVLLAITAFSLCLLGTFLVRSGVLVSVHSFASDPARGMFILAYLVIVIGGSLLLYAVKGGQVRSRVQHETFSRETFLLSNNVLLIAAMLVVLLGTLLPLVHKQLGLGSISIGEPFFNTMFTWLMAPLALLLGIGPLVRWRRDEPSKLWRRLGAALVVTLLLSILLPWLLQDSIVGMTVVGLMMAIWVIVLTLMELHERATHRHGFWRGLAQLSRSHWGMVLGHLGVAVTVVGIAFSQNYSVERDVRMKVGDSVAVRDYHFTFRDVHDVRGSNYTGAVGIIDVTRHGKPEATLHAEKRYYNVARSMMTEAAIDGGLTRDLYAALGEELNDGSWAVRLYYKPFVRWIWFGGVFMALGGLLCMLDPRYRMSKKRKHEAHREEQA from the coding sequence ATGATGCCAGAAGTCGGGAGCTTTCTGCTGTGTCTGGCGCTGGCGATTTCGCTGTTACTGAGTATTTACCCGCAATGGGGAGCCGTGCGCCGGGATCAGCGCATGATGGCGGTGGCCCGCCCCTTGACTTATGGCCTGTTTGCCGCCATTGCGCTGGCATTTCTCTGCCTGATTCACGCTTTTATCACCCATGATTTCACCGTTGCCTATGTGGCCGCCAACTCCAACACGCAATTGCCGGTGTACTACCGCATTGCCGCTACTTGGGGAGCGCATGAAGGTTCATTACTGCTATGGGTGTTGTTGCTGAGCTGTTGGTCGCTGGCGGTGGCCCTGTGCAGCCGCAGCATACCGCAGGATGCGGTAGCGCGTGTGCTTGCGGTGATGGGGATGATCACCGCCGGCTTTTTGCTGTTCATCATCATGACCTCAAACCCGTTTAGCCGCACGCTGCCAAACTTCCCGATAGATGGCAGCGATCTTAACCCGTTGTTGCAGGATGTCGGGCTGATCTTCCATCCACCACTGCTGTATATGGGCTACGTCGGTTTCTCGGTGGCGTTTGCTTTCGCCATTGCTTCGCTGATGGCCGGGCGGCTCGATACGGTTTGGGCGCGTTGGTCGCGCCCTTGGACGATGGCGGCCTGGGTATTCCTGACCATGGGCATCGTGCTGGGTTCAGCCTGGGCCTATTATGAGCTGGGCTGGGGCGGCTGGTGGTTCTGGGACCCGGTAGAAAACGCCTCCTTTATGCCGTGGCTGGTGGGAACGGCTTTGATTCACTCGCTGGCGGTGACCGAGAAACGCGGCAGTTTCAAAGCCTGGACGGTATTGCTGGCGATTACCGCTTTCTCGCTGTGTCTGTTGGGTACTTTCCTGGTGCGCTCCGGCGTGCTGGTTTCCGTACACTCGTTCGCTTCCGATCCGGCGCGTGGCATGTTTATTCTCGCTTATCTGGTGATTGTCATCGGTGGTTCGTTGTTGCTGTATGCAGTAAAGGGCGGGCAGGTGCGTAGCCGGGTGCAGCATGAAACGTTCTCTCGGGAAACTTTTCTGCTGAGTAACAACGTGTTGCTGATTGCCGCCATGTTGGTGGTATTGCTGGGTACATTGTTACCCTTAGTGCATAAACAGTTGGGCTTGGGCAGTATTTCCATTGGTGAACCGTTCTTCAATACCATGTTCACCTGGCTGATGGCGCCGTTGGCGCTGTTGTTGGGGATTGGCCCGCTGGTGCGCTGGCGCCGTGACGAACCCAGCAAGCTTTGGCGCCGTTTGGGAGCGGCTTTGGTGGTCACATTGTTGCTGTCGATCCTGCTGCCCTGGCTGTTGCAGGACAGCATTGTTGGCATGACGGTGGTTGGGCTGATGATGGCAATCTGGGTGATTGTGCTGACGTTAATGGAACTGCACGAGCGCGCTACCCATCGGCACGGTTTCTGGCGCGGTTTGGCCCAGCTTTCCCGCAGCCACTGGGGCATGGTTTTGGGCCATTTGGGCGTGGCGGTGACGGTGGTTGGCATCGCTTTCAGCCAGAATTACAGCGTAGAACGCGATGTACGCATGAAAGTGGGGGATAGCGTGGCAGTGCGTGATTATCACTTCACTTTTCGCGATGTTCATGACGTTCGCGGCTCAAACTATACCGGCGCGGTCGGGATTATTGATGTGACTCGTCATGGTAAACCAGAAGCAACGCTGCATGCGGAAAAACGCTACTACAACGTGGCACGCAGTATGATGACCGAAGCGGCCATCGACGGTGGCCTGACGCGCGATCTGTACGCCGCATTGGGCGAAGAGTTAAACGACGGCTCATGGGCGGTGCGGCTTTACTACAAGCCTTTTGTCCGCTGGATCTGGTTCGGTGGGGTGTTTATGGCGCTGGGCGGTCTTTTATGTATGCTCGATCCGCGCTACCGCATGAGTAAAAAACGCAAACATGAAGCCCATCGAGAGGAGCAGGCATGA
- a CDS encoding DsbE family thiol:disulfide interchange protein, with product MNRKLLFIPLVLFLLLVAALLVQLTRNAGGEDPTMLESALIGKPVPVFKLESLEQPGKTFDQSALHDGKPLLLNVWATWCPTCRAEHEYLNTLAAQGVRVVGLNYKDDRAKAIAWLNQLGNPYALSLFDGDGMLGLDLGVYGAPETFLIDGDGIIRYRHAGDMNERVWQQEVLPLYRQYGGKA from the coding sequence ATGAACCGTAAACTGCTGTTTATTCCGTTAGTCTTATTCTTGCTGCTGGTCGCCGCATTGTTGGTGCAACTGACGCGCAATGCCGGTGGCGAAGATCCGACCATGCTGGAGTCAGCGTTGATCGGCAAACCGGTGCCCGTGTTTAAACTGGAATCGCTTGAACAACCTGGTAAAACGTTCGATCAGTCAGCGTTGCATGATGGTAAACCGCTGTTGCTCAACGTGTGGGCGACCTGGTGCCCCACCTGCCGTGCAGAACATGAATATCTTAACACCCTGGCTGCGCAAGGGGTACGGGTTGTCGGGCTGAACTATAAGGACGATCGTGCCAAAGCGATAGCCTGGCTGAATCAGTTAGGGAATCCTTATGCTCTGAGCCTGTTTGACGGCGATGGCATGCTGGGGCTGGATCTCGGTGTTTATGGTGCGCCGGAAACGTTTCTGATCGACGGTGACGGCATTATTCGCTATCGCCACGCTGGGGATATGAACGAACGCGTCTGGCAGCAGGAAGTCTTACCGTTATACCGCCAATACGGGGGGAAAGCATGA